A genome region from Alicyclobacillus acidocaldarius subsp. acidocaldarius DSM 446 includes the following:
- a CDS encoding LacI family DNA-binding transcriptional regulator gives MPKRATIQDVARAAGVSVTTVSRYLNGRYESMSENTREKIAAVIAELGYRPNALAKGLKAQRTETVGAIVVNMSYPFCVGFLRAFSRTLSAAGYHLMVAESEGDAKRERQLIESFVANRVEAIALQTSGANNDYLEDLAREMPVVLVDRAFALRNAYAIGTNNRDASREIAWQLFDLGYDCVVYLTEDERGIPTRTDRLEGYLDACRVALREPVVMRVRRGDPASFREALARVDACARKERTAVYTANGLVLMECYRPLRALGHKVPDAMGIATFDQPDWADLVDPPLTCVRQPVEEMGEAAGRIITARLRGEAVAAEVLVVPSTVVMRGSTGRG, from the coding sequence GTGCCAAAGCGGGCCACCATCCAGGACGTCGCGCGAGCGGCCGGGGTGTCGGTCACCACGGTGTCGCGGTACTTGAACGGGCGCTACGAGTCCATGAGCGAGAATACGCGAGAGAAGATTGCCGCGGTCATCGCGGAACTCGGCTATCGGCCCAACGCGCTCGCCAAGGGGCTGAAGGCGCAGCGGACGGAGACCGTGGGCGCGATTGTGGTCAACATGAGCTATCCGTTTTGCGTCGGCTTTCTCCGCGCGTTCTCGCGGACGCTCAGCGCTGCCGGGTACCACCTCATGGTGGCCGAGTCCGAGGGCGACGCAAAACGGGAGCGACAGCTCATCGAGTCGTTTGTTGCCAACCGCGTGGAGGCCATCGCGCTGCAGACGAGTGGAGCCAACAACGACTACCTGGAGGATTTGGCGCGCGAGATGCCGGTGGTGTTGGTCGATCGCGCCTTCGCCCTGCGGAACGCGTACGCCATCGGCACCAACAACCGCGACGCTTCGCGCGAGATCGCGTGGCAGCTGTTCGACCTCGGCTACGACTGCGTGGTCTATCTGACGGAGGACGAGCGCGGGATCCCCACGCGGACGGATCGCCTGGAAGGGTATCTGGACGCATGCCGCGTGGCGCTCCGGGAGCCCGTGGTGATGCGCGTGCGGCGCGGCGATCCGGCTTCCTTCCGCGAAGCGCTCGCCCGTGTGGACGCCTGTGCGCGCAAGGAGCGCACCGCCGTGTACACCGCGAATGGCCTCGTGCTGATGGAATGCTATCGGCCGCTCCGGGCGCTCGGCCACAAGGTGCCGGATGCCATGGGCATTGCCACCTTCGACCAGCCGGACTGGGCCGATCTCGTCGATCCGCCCTTGACCTGCGTCCGTCAGCCCGTGGAGGAGATGGGCGAAGCGGCAGGGCGGATCATCACCGCCCGCCTGCGGGGGGAAGCGGTAGCTGCGGAGGTCCTCGTTGTGCCGTCCACCGTCGTGATGAGGGGGTCGACGGGGCGGGGATAA
- the gnd gene encoding phosphogluconate dehydrogenase (NAD(+)-dependent, decarboxylating) has translation MQVGLIGLGKMGYNLALNMMDHGHQVVAYDLHKPAVDAVANEGATPATSVSDLVSKLTPPRIVWLMVPHGKPVDNLIDQLKPLLQSGDIIIEGGNSHYKDSIRHAEDLKKLGIHFFDVGTSGGMEGARHGACYMIGGDPEVFKTIEPLFRDTAVPKGYVYTGRAGSGHFAKMVHNGIEYGMMAAIGEGFEVLEKGPFDYDFAEIARCWSNGSVIRGWLMELAEKSFREDPRLEKIKGVVHASGEGQWTVQEALEVQAAVPVIATSVMMRYRSMQDDSFSGKVQAALRNEFGGHAVERA, from the coding sequence ATGCAGGTCGGCCTCATTGGTCTTGGAAAGATGGGCTACAATCTGGCGCTCAACATGATGGACCACGGGCACCAGGTGGTGGCGTACGATTTGCACAAGCCGGCGGTCGACGCTGTCGCCAATGAGGGCGCGACGCCGGCCACTTCTGTTTCCGACCTCGTGTCGAAACTCACACCGCCGCGGATTGTCTGGCTCATGGTCCCGCACGGCAAGCCGGTGGACAACCTCATCGATCAGTTGAAGCCGCTTCTGCAGTCGGGCGACATCATCATCGAGGGCGGGAACTCCCACTACAAGGACAGCATTCGCCACGCCGAGGACCTGAAGAAGCTCGGCATTCACTTCTTCGACGTCGGCACCTCGGGCGGCATGGAAGGTGCGCGCCACGGCGCCTGCTACATGATTGGGGGAGACCCGGAGGTCTTCAAGACCATCGAGCCGCTGTTCCGGGACACCGCCGTTCCGAAGGGCTACGTGTACACGGGGCGCGCCGGTAGCGGCCACTTCGCGAAGATGGTGCACAATGGCATTGAGTACGGCATGATGGCGGCCATCGGCGAAGGGTTCGAGGTGCTGGAGAAGGGGCCGTTCGACTACGATTTCGCCGAGATCGCGCGCTGCTGGTCGAACGGATCGGTCATTCGCGGCTGGCTCATGGAACTGGCGGAAAAATCCTTCCGCGAGGATCCGCGGCTGGAGAAGATCAAAGGCGTCGTGCACGCCTCGGGCGAGGGGCAGTGGACGGTGCAGGAGGCGCTCGAGGTTCAGGCGGCCGTGCCGGTCATCGCCACCTCGGTCATGATGCGGTATCGTTCGATGCAGGACGACTCGTTCAGCGGCAAGGTGCAGGCGGCGCTTCGCAACGAGTTCGGAGGTCACGCGGTCGAGCGGGCGTGA
- the deoD gene encoding purine-nucleoside phosphorylase produces the protein MSTHIGAKPGEIAERILLPGDPLRAKYIANTFLEGSVCYNEVRGMFGYTGRYKGVPVSVQGTGMGVPSISIYVHELLADYGVKTLIRVGTCGAIRPEVRVRDVILAMSASTTSAPNRLRFGHVQYAPTANFDLLRTAHEIAREKGTSIHVGSVMTTDLFYADGTADLERWAKFGMLAVEMESAELFTLAAQFGARALSILTVSDHVLTGEETSAEERERSFREMVEIALETAIRF, from the coding sequence ATGAGCACGCACATCGGCGCGAAGCCGGGCGAGATCGCCGAGCGCATCCTGCTTCCTGGCGATCCGCTTCGGGCCAAGTATATCGCGAACACCTTCCTCGAGGGTAGCGTCTGCTACAACGAGGTGCGTGGCATGTTCGGCTACACGGGCCGCTACAAGGGCGTGCCCGTCTCGGTGCAGGGCACGGGCATGGGCGTGCCGTCCATCAGCATCTACGTCCACGAGCTCCTCGCGGACTATGGCGTGAAGACGCTCATCCGCGTCGGTACCTGCGGCGCCATCCGCCCCGAGGTCCGCGTCCGCGACGTGATCCTCGCGATGAGCGCCTCCACCACGAGTGCGCCCAATCGGCTTCGGTTTGGCCACGTGCAGTATGCGCCCACGGCGAACTTCGATCTGCTGCGGACCGCGCACGAGATCGCCCGGGAGAAAGGAACATCCATTCACGTCGGATCCGTCATGACAACAGATCTATTTTACGCCGACGGGACGGCGGATTTGGAGCGCTGGGCGAAATTCGGTATGCTAGCGGTGGAGATGGAGAGCGCAGAACTGTTCACCCTGGCCGCCCAGTTTGGCGCGCGGGCCTTGTCGATTCTGACGGTGAGCGATCACGTCCTCACGGGAGAGGAGACGTCCGCGGAAGAGCGAGAGCGATCCTTTAGAGAGATGGTCGAGATCGCGCTGGAGACGGCCATTCGGTTCTAG
- the dapD gene encoding 2,3,4,5-tetrahydropyridine-2,6-dicarboxylate N-acetyltransferase → MQTAEEIIRYISESKKKTPVKVYLRGKLDQIAFPEGLRPFVGPTSGVVFGEWSDIQTFLQANRELIEDYEVEADRRNSAIPLLDLKDIPARIEPGAIIRDKVKIGENAVIMMGAIINIGAEVGPGTMIDMGAVLGGRATVGANCHIGAGAVLAGVIEPPSAKPVVIEDNVLVGANAVILEGVRVGKGAVVAAGAVVIEDVPPGTVVAGVPAKIIKRIEDVEASKIEIKEELRRL, encoded by the coding sequence ATGCAGACGGCTGAAGAGATCATTCGCTATATTTCGGAAAGCAAGAAGAAGACGCCTGTGAAGGTGTATCTGCGCGGCAAGCTGGACCAAATCGCGTTCCCCGAGGGCCTGCGGCCGTTCGTCGGGCCCACGTCGGGCGTGGTGTTTGGCGAGTGGAGCGACATTCAAACGTTCCTGCAGGCGAACCGGGAACTCATCGAGGACTATGAAGTCGAGGCGGATCGCCGCAACAGCGCGATTCCGCTCTTGGATCTGAAGGACATCCCGGCGCGCATCGAGCCGGGCGCCATCATTCGCGACAAGGTGAAAATCGGCGAAAACGCCGTGATCATGATGGGCGCCATCATCAACATCGGCGCGGAAGTCGGACCCGGCACGATGATCGATATGGGCGCCGTGCTCGGCGGGCGCGCCACGGTGGGCGCCAACTGCCACATCGGCGCGGGCGCCGTGTTGGCAGGCGTCATTGAGCCGCCGTCCGCGAAGCCGGTGGTCATCGAGGACAACGTGCTGGTCGGCGCCAACGCGGTCATCCTCGAGGGCGTGCGCGTCGGCAAGGGCGCGGTCGTGGCCGCGGGCGCGGTGGTCATTGAGGACGTGCCGCCAGGAACCGTGGTGGCGGGCGTGCCCGCCAAGATCATCAAGCGGATCGAGGACGTGGAAGCGAGCAAGATCGAAATCAAGGAAGAGCTGAGGCGCCTGTGA